DNA sequence from the Pleurocapsa sp. PCC 7319 genome:
GCTTATGCTTGTGGTATCCCTTTGGGACAACGGGGGAAACCGCCGCAACCCTAAACAAAGGCGTATAGTTCGCCGCATGTACTCGCTTCGCATCGCGCAACTTCGCGCTGCTGTGACCGTTGGTTAATTGGGTTTCTATTGACGGCTCAAAATACCTTTAGAAACCCAATTGTATAAGTTTAACTTGTCATATCTAGTTTCTCGTTCTACCTAACAAGTTGAATCACTTAAAAGAGAAGCTTAGCTAATATCAACTTTGACGACTTTATTTTTTTCTTCTTCAGCTTTAGGTAAGGTGAGATTTAGAATACCGTCTTTGTATTCTGCATTTACATTAGTATTTTGGACGCGAGTAGGTAAAGGAATAACGCGGTTAAAGCTACCATAGTGAAATTCACTTCGGGTCAGACCGTTAGATTCGGTTTTGCTTTCTGATTTTCGTTCTCCGCTAATGGAAATAGATTCAGCAGCAACTTGAATATCGATGTCTTTGGCATCCATACCAGGAACTTCTAATTTAAGATGAATTGCTGATGGTGTTTCTTCCATTTCCGCAGCAGGGACAAAACCTGAACTAAGTCTGTCGGTAGTTGTTGGAACTAAACTATCAAACAAACTGTTCATTTCTCTTTGTAAACTGTTAATTTCTGAGAAAGGTTGCCAACGAATTAAGGACATAATTTAGACCTCCAAAACTTTGGTGTTGAGATTGATTTAGAGAGTTTTTATTGATAATGGTTGAGTTAATTGGCGAGTAATATTGTATTTGTTTGACTCACACTATTAAATATACAAAAAATCTTAAAAAAGTAATGTTCGGTTTTATGACCTCTGTAAGTTGAGATCTCCTCATATTAAAAAGCTGAACGGCTTGTTTTACTTGTAGGAGCACTAAAAAAAGGGACAAAAATATTGCCCCTTCAAATTAATCAACTTAATAATGTAGATTAACTGTTATACATAGTTGGGCGATCGCCCTGGTCTAAGGGGTCTAAGTTACGGCGCTCTTCAACCACAGTAGTTTTTTTATTTTTGCCAGCTAAACCGAATAATCCTAGTAGACCAAGCAAACCTAACCAACCCCAGTTAGATCTTTGTTCAATGGCGGCAACATTTTCGGCAATCTCAGCCTCGGCAGCTTCAGCAGCTTGATTAATTTTCTCTTCAGCTTCGGCAGCAGTTTGCTGCACTTGTTCTTCAGCTTGATTATAGTTACGCTCAATGGCATTACCGGCATCGTTTAGACCTTCTTCTACAGCCTCACCGGTATTTTCGAGTCCTTGTCCGGCTGCTTCACCAGTATTTTCAACACTATTACCTAGAGCTTTTCCAGCATCTTTTAAATTCTCACCGACATTATCAATATTTTGTTCGGCTTGATTCAAGTTTTGGTCTACAGTTTCCTCTTTTTCTTGGCTTAATGCTACGCCAGCAGGTAAAGCCATACTTAAAGTAATAATAGTAGTAGTAGTAAGTTTAGCTAAGTTCATAAAAAACTCCTTGTTATTATTTGTGTAAAAGTGTTACTAGTTTTAGGTATAAAAATTGATGATGATAACGTTTAAACTTCTATCAAATAACCTAATTAAGCAACTTCTATCTAGAATTTGTCGATAATATAGCCGTCAAACAATTGCAGTGAAAAAGAGACAAGAGAAACTTATATTCTATTCATTGCATGTATGAACACGATATTATCTGAATAATAAATAATAGAATTGATATTCATATGTGTATTGTAGTTGCATTAGTTGTAGACTACATCTTTCACTAGGTATAAATCATTAGTTAGAGATTATATTAGGCTGAGTTTTAAAGCTAGTACATAAAAAAGCACCTCAAAAGCTGAAGTGCAGAATTAGATATTTGTGAGTTTGACTAAGTTAAAAACTCACGAGTTTATCAGAATTTATCAGTTTTAAAATGTCTGAATTCTAGATTATCTGTTGCAGAGATGGCAATTATACTGTCTAGAGCAGATGCAGGTAAAACTATCCCGAATACTGGAAATAAGCAAAAAACCTAAAAATAGATATTTTTACTCTATTGATAGCTCTTACCACTTGCGATCGCCATCCTCATCGGTTCTGGCTTGACGAATTACATCTGAAATCTCCTCGGCATCTTTGACGTGATGTAATGCCTCTTCCTCCCCATTTTCGTTCTCTACGGGGAAGTAGGTAGGAACTTCCACATGACCTGCAGGATCCCAACTATCTACTGCTACTTGCTCTTTTTTCTCTTCTAAAGACTTAGAATCATCAATTACATCGCCTTTGTTAGCTGTGCGAAATGCCTGGTCATTATTATCTTTTTGGTTGTCCATAATATTTTTATTTATGTTCTTACATCTCATTAAAAAAGACAATTCAAATAATATGATCTGGCGAGGGATAGAAATCTTAATCTAACTATTGATTGATTGGCTTGGCAATCGGTAATTATGATCGGAATCTATATTAAAGAAAGAACATTCTGGTAATATTCTGCTTTATCTTGACCTTTAAGATTACTAGGATTATTTGTCTTTGATTTTTGAGCGATCGCCTCAATTCTATTGTCACTGCTGGGATGGGTACGTAAAAATTCTGGTGTCCCACCGCTACTTTCTAATTTAGCTAAAAACTGGGAAAAGGCTTCTGCAGGATAGCCAGCCTGTTGTAACGTATCCAGTCCATCACTGTCAGCTTCATACTCAAAAGAACGACTTTTAGGTAAATCTACAGTTAATTGATAGGCGATCTGAGCTAAAGCACTAGTATCTACTCCTACAGTACTAGCTATACCTTTAGCTGCTACAGCTTGTTTTAAACCTTTAACACCATGTTTGTTATTGATATGGGCAATTTCATGGGCCATTACCGATGCTAATTGCGCTCTATTTTCAGCAGTCTTTAATAATCCTGTGGTGACGTAGACAAATCCTCCGGGAGTTGCGAACGCATTAACTTCATCACTAACAACTACCTGAAAGTGAAATGGAATATTTCGACTGTCGCCACTATTAACCAACTCTTGACCGAGGTTTTCAACGTATCCTTGAACTTGAGGATTATCGTAGAGTTGATATTCTGCTAATATTTGCTCGTTAGTTTGTTTGCCGATTTCGATCTCTTGTT
Encoded proteins:
- a CDS encoding Hsp20/alpha crystallin family protein; the encoded protein is MSLIRWQPFSEINSLQREMNSLFDSLVPTTTDRLSSGFVPAAEMEETPSAIHLKLEVPGMDAKDIDIQVAAESISISGERKSESKTESNGLTRSEFHYGSFNRVIPLPTRVQNTNVNAEYKDGILNLTLPKAEEEKNKVVKVDIS
- a CDS encoding WGxxGxxG family protein — translated: MNLAKLTTTTIITLSMALPAGVALSQEKEETVDQNLNQAEQNIDNVGENLKDAGKALGNSVENTGEAAGQGLENTGEAVEEGLNDAGNAIERNYNQAEEQVQQTAAEAEEKINQAAEAAEAEIAENVAAIEQRSNWGWLGLLGLLGLFGLAGKNKKTTVVEERRNLDPLDQGDRPTMYNS
- a CDS encoding M48 family metallopeptidase: MNINSNKCSKMWQKPVLILWMFGINNLPVSANNSVQHQIEDFSETKSAIVAIDILDAVQGAAEFIQIANISDEQEIEIGKQTNEQILAEYQLYDNPQVQGYVENLGQELVNSGDSRNIPFHFQVVVSDEVNAFATPGGFVYVTTGLLKTAENRAQLASVMAHEIAHINNKHGVKGLKQAVAAKGIASTVGVDTSALAQIAYQLTVDLPKSRSFEYEADSDGLDTLQQAGYPAEAFSQFLAKLESSGGTPEFLRTHPSSDNRIEAIAQKSKTNNPSNLKGQDKAEYYQNVLSLI